A genome region from Schistocerca nitens isolate TAMUIC-IGC-003100 chromosome 4, iqSchNite1.1, whole genome shotgun sequence includes the following:
- the LOC126252211 gene encoding trichohyalin-like, protein MGKTRLWEKRDYGKNAIMGKTRLWEKRDYGKNAIMGKTRLWEKRDYGKNAIMGKTRLWEKRDYGKNAIMGKTRMWEKRECGKNANVGKTRMWEKRECGKNANVGKTRMWEKRECGKNANVGKTRMWEKRECGKNANVGKTQMWEKRKCGKNANVGKTQMWEKRKCGKNATVGKTQLWEKRNCGKNATVGKTQMWEKRKCGKNANMGKTQIWEKRKYGKNANMGKTQIWEKRKYGKNANMGKTQIWEKRKYGKNANMGKTQIWEKRKYGKNANTGKTQIREKRKYGKNANTGKTQIREKRKYGKNANTGKTQIREKRKYGKNANMGKTQIWEKRKYGKNANMGKTEIWGKRKYGENANMRKTHIWENLPEICLFSKRKYGEKRKYGEKRKYGEKRKYGEKRKYGEKRKYGERRKYGERRKYGERRKYGERRKYGERRKYGERRKYGERRKYGERRKYGERRKYGERRKYGERRKYGERRKYGERRKYGERRKYGERRKYGERRKYGEKRKYGEKRKYGEKRKYGEKRKYGEKRKYGEKRKYGEKRKYGEKRKYGEKRKYGEKRKYGEKRKYGEKRKYGEKRKYGEKRKYGEKRKYGEKRKYGEKRKYGEKRKYGEKRKYGEKRKYGEKRKYGEKRKYGEKRKYGEKRKYGEKRKYGEKRKYGEKRKYGEKRKYGEKRKYGNPTETFHGEKRKYGEKRKYGEKRKYGEKRKYGEKRKYGEKRKYGEKRKYGEKRKYGEKRKYGEKRKYGEKRKYGEKRKYGEKRKYGEKRKYGEKRKYGDKRKYGDKRKYGDKRKYGDKRKYGDKRKYGDKRKYGDKRKYGDKRKYGDKRKYGDKRKYGDKRKYGDKRKYGDKRKYREKRKYREKRKYREKRKYREKRKYREKRKYREKRKYREKRKYREKRKYREKRKYREKRKYREKRKCGKNANVGKTQMWEKRKCGKNANVGKTQKWEKRKNGKNAKMGKTQKWEKRKNGKNAKM, encoded by the exons atgggaaaaacgcgattatgggaaaaacgcgattatgggaaaaacgcgattatgggaaaaacgcgattatgggaaaaacgcgattatgggaaaaacgcgattatgggaaaaacgcgattatgggaaaaacgcgattatgggaaaaacgcgattatgggaaaaacgcgattatgggaaaaacgcgattatgggaaaaacgcgattatgggaaaaacgcgaatgtgggaaaaacgcgaatgtgggaaaaacgcgaatgtgggaaaaacgcgaatgtgggaaaaacgcgaatgtgggaaaaacgcgaatgtgggaaaaacgcgaatgtgggaaaaacgcgaatgtgggaaaaacgcgaatgtgggaaaaacgcgaatgtgggaaaaacgcgaatgtgggaaaaacgcaaatgtgggaaaaacgcaaatgtgggaaaaacgcaaatgtgggaaaaacgcaaatgtgggaaaaacgcaaatgtgggaaaaacgcaaatgtgggaaaaacgcaactgtgggaaaaacgcaactgtgggaaaaacgcaactgtgggaaaaacgcaactgtgggaaaaacgcaaatgtgggaaaaacgcaaatgtgggaaaaacgcaaatatgggaaaaacgcaaatatgggaaaaacgcaaatatgggaaaaacgcaaatatgggaaaaacgcaaatatgggaaaaacgcaaatatgggaaaaacgcaaatatgggaaaaacgcaaatatgggaaaaacgcaaatatgggaaaaacgcaaatatgggaaaaacgcaaatatgggaaaaacgcaaatacgggaaaaacgcaaatacgggaaaaacgcaaatacgggaaaaacgcaaatacgggaaaaacgcaaatacgggaaaaacgcaaatacgggaaaaacgcaaatacgggaaaaacgcaaatacgggaaaaacgcaaatacgggaaaaacgcaaatacgggaaaaacgcaaatatgggaaaaacgcaaatatgggaaaaacgcaaatatgggaaaaacgcaaatatggggaaaacggaaatatggggaaaacggaaatatggggaaaacgcaaatatgaggaaaacacatatatgggaaaac ttacctgaaatctgcctcttctcaaaacgcaaatatggggaaaaacgcaaatatggggaaaaacgcaaatatggggaaaaacgcaaatatggggaaaaacgcaaatatggggaaaaacgcaaatatggggaaagacgcaaatatggggaaagacgcaaatatggggaaagacgcaaatatggggaaagacgcaaatatggggaaagacgcaaatatggggaaagacgcaaatatggggaaagacgcaaatatggggaaagacgcaaatatggggaaagacgcaaatatggggaaagacgcaaatatggggaaagacgcaaatatggggaaagacgcaaatatggggaaagacgcaaatatggggaaagacgcaaatatggggaaagacgcaaatatggggaaagacgcaaatatggggaaaaacgcaaatatggggaaaaacgcaaatatggggaaaaacgcaaatatggggaaaaacgcaaatatggggaaaaacgcaaatatggggaaaaacgcaaatatggggaaaaacgcaaatatggggaaaaacgcaaatatggggaaaaacgcaaatatggggaaaaacgcaaatatggggaaaaacgcaaatatggggaaaaacgcaaatatggggaaaaacgcaaatatggggaaaaacgcaaatatggggaaaaacgcaaatatggggaaaaacgcaaatatggggaaaaacgcaaatatggggaaaaacgcaaatatggggaaaaacgcaaatatggggaaaaacgcaaatatggggaaaaacgcaaatatggggaaaaacgcaaatatggggaaaaacgcaaatatggggaaaaacgcaaatatggggaaaaacgcaaatatggggaaaaacgcaaatatggggaaaaacgcaaatatggggaaaaacgcaaatatggggaaaaacgcaaatatgg gaatccaacagagacctttcatggggaaaaacgcaaatatggggaaaaacgcaaatatggggaaaaacgcaaatatggggaaaaacgcaaatatggggaaaaacgcaaatatggggaaaaacgcaaatatggggaaaaacgcaaatatggggaaaaacgcaaatatggggaaaaacgcaaatatggggaaaaacgcaaatatggggaaaaacgcaaatatggggaaaaacgcaaatatggggaaaaacgcaaatatggggaaaaacgcaaatatggggaaaaacgcaaatatggggataaacgcaaatatggggataaacgcaaatatggggataaacgcaaatatggggataaacgcaaatatggggataaacgcaaatatggggataaacgcaaatatggggataaacgcaaatatggggataaacgcaaatatggggataaacgcaaatatggggataaacgcaaatatggggataaacgcaaatatggggataaacgcaaatatggggataaacgcaaatatagggaaaaacgcaaatatagggaaaaacgcaaatatagggaaaaacgcaaatatagggaaaaacgcaaatatagggaaaaacgcaaatatagggaaaaacgcaaatatagggaaaaacgcaaatatagggaaaaacgcaaatatagggaaaaacgcaaatatagggaaaaacgcaaatatagggaaaaacgcaaatgtgggaaaaacgcaaatgtgggaaaaacgcaaatgtgggaaaaacgcaaatgtgggaaaaacgcaaatgtgggaaaaacgcaaaaatgggaaaaacgcaaaaatgggaaaaacgcaaaaatgggaaaaacgcaaaaatgggaaaaacgcaaaaatgggaaaaacgcaaaaatgtga